A single genomic interval of Aedes aegypti strain LVP_AGWG chromosome 1, AaegL5.0 Primary Assembly, whole genome shotgun sequence harbors:
- the LOC5579316 gene encoding uncharacterized protein LOC5579316: MHRSTCWEIVILTTTILIVGSCFGDWVEIPYLQPSTTTQKTTIIRKNINRPAFVVDSGFMSHVLPPFSIDSDRGSEESEEEEDSDEPKQSPINYATLSPPVRISNLIDFEEFKRRSTTTTTTTTESPSSSFPEKYSHFQKRIYEYPRVNVSNKLGWTAPTDELHFVTSDSDKVSTSHVLPDRQPKSNKYQEESIEYLHGFAPGSTLHRPPQKPVSDRVEIPADSSSEESDHQSDEPNTSEEFYRNRTTQEPPQDDKDRFQDFDDYEELHPGGSFSNITVVKRRRRPGPPGRVTIVKVFPPRRHLRPTTDPGNEGGFPGFISFLKRMQDKFMQRTAKNIGDKIKILQDLKDQLLLSIERKMSLLWRDRNVQTEGNQKMGNRRVKRGGGGWMDYGDGGHGGMDFPSAEAALLTISFLTFAVFLIKLVLQVINTIKSKHYTYNTLAGMNGLSGATLKVVNRSKRSGDNGAEDHWKHNLDILSAINNYKFS, translated from the exons ATGCATCGTTCCACGTGTTGGGAGATTGTGATCTTGACGACAACGATCTTGATCGTGGGCTCGTGCTTCGGCGATTGGGTGGAAATTCCGTACCTGCAGCCGTCGACCACCACCCAGAAGACCACCATCATCCGGAAGAACATCAACCGTCCGGCGTTTGTGGTCGATTCGGGATTTATGAGCCACGTTTTGCCTCCGTTCTCGATCGATAGCGATCGCGGTTCGGAAGAGTCCGAGGAGGAAGAGGACAGTGATGAGCCAAAGCAGTCGCCAATAAATTATGCCACGTTGTCGCCGCCAGTCAGGATCAGCAATCTGATTGATTTTGAGGAGTTCAAACGGCGATCTACAACCACCACCACCACTACTACGGAATCGCCGTCCAGCAGTTTTCCGGAGAAGTACTCCCATTTCCAGAAACGGATCTACGAATATCCACGAGTGAATGTGTCCAACAAGTTGGGGTGGACCGCGCCTACAGATGAGCTGCACTTTGTGACGAGTGATTCGGACAAGGTGTCCACGAGCCACGTGCTACCAGATCGTCAACCGAAGAGTAACAAATACCAGGAGGAATCGATCGAGTACTTGCATGGCTTTGCACCGGGATCAACGCTTCATCGACCACCACAGAAACCAGTGAGCGATCGAGTGGAAATACCCGCTGATTCCTCCTCGGAGGAAAGCGATCATCAATCTGATGAACCCAACACATCCGAGGAATTCTACCGCAATCGGACTACCCAAGAACCACCACAAGACGACAAGGACCGCTTCCAAGACTTCGATGACTACGAAGAGCTTCATCCCGGAGGATCGTTCAGCAATATAACCGTTGTCAAACGTCGTCGACGGCCTGGTCCGCCGGGACGGGTCACCATTGTGAAGGTTTTTCCTCCACGGCGTCACCTTAGACCGACGACCGATCCGGGCAATGAAGGTGGCTTCCCCGGTTTCATCAGTTTCCTCAAGCGCATGCAGGACAAGTTCATGCAACGGACGGCCAAGAACATCGGCGATAAGATCAAGATATTGCAGGATCTGAAGGATCAGCTACTGCTCAGTATCG AAAGAAAAATGTCCCTGTTGTGGCGTGATCGGAACGTACAGACCGAGGGTAATCAGAAGATGGGTAATCGACGCGTGAAGCGAGGGGGAGGCGGTTGGATGGATTATGGAGACGGCGGTCACGGTGGGATGGACTTCCCGTCCGCGGAGGCCGCCTTGCTAACAATTTCCTTTCTCACATTTGCTGTGTTTctcataaaactggttctg cAAGTGATCAACACAATCAAATCGAAACACTACACGTACAACACGCTGGCCGGGATGAATGGGCTCAGTGGGGCCACATTGAAAGTTGTCAACCGAAGCAAACGAAGTGGCGATAATGGCGCCGAGGATCACTGGAAGCACAATTTGGATATTTTGAGTGCGATCAACAATTACAAATTTTCGTAA